One Huiozyma naganishii CBS 8797 chromosome 5, complete genome DNA segment encodes these proteins:
- the COG8 gene encoding Golgi transport complex subunit COG8 (similar to Saccharomyces cerevisiae COG8 (YML071C); ancestral locus Anc_4.339) — protein sequence MDVVLDKLNVATGDSAGQSVALAFLEETLQCEGRDYATYFSSHAVEGTVVEAASEIQAQLSSLERELRVMLVRNKDAVSRELLGENTSGRVLEDLRKNLDPLWELDPRAVEGSTKQNLAGDSTSAQRDGPDKHSVAGDENDELFAGDARGTSSQSHLDEFHLAVESLRERVSLKEKNDTHQGHLMTILEHWDNIAALMELPFLLMTCIRTGHYQEAILLFGHTKTLQMKFPESSLVQDICKNVLREIRGTMLNGLVNLLTTNLTVNSIKKILKYVAVIPPFDSDSNKGDNNLLLTVYLSMRYKFIKSEIESYTLDNRANESLLEITLKRKIEVIREHLYSSINVYTKAFNVKTVPVTIPLNEELTAQDSQTSATTTVSHETSPLLLQFLHNCTSFLLDELQRAPPQALTHSICLQLVYCSFRLGDLNANYHTLFTNELYERTIYSREDIAEAIEKRSELATHYS from the coding sequence ATGGACGTTGTATTGGATAAGCTGAATGTTGCCACTGGCGATAGTGCAGGTCAGAGTGTCGCCCTTGCCTTTCTCGAGGAGACTTTACAATGCGAAGGCAGGGACTACGCAACGTACTTTTCGTCCCACGCCGTGGAGGGCACTGTCGTCGAGGCCGCTTCTGAGATCCAAGCACAATTGAGCTCGTTGGAGCGAGAGTTACGTGTGATGCTTGTGCGGAATAAAGATGCTGTCTCGCGAGAGTTGTTGGGGGAGAACACCAGCGGCCGCGTGTTGGAAGACTTGCGGAAGAACCTGGATCCGCTTTGGGAACTAGATCCCAGAGCAGTAGAGGGCTCGACTAAACAGAACCTTGCTGGTGATAGTACTTCTGCTCAGCGCGATGGACCAGACAAGCACTCCGTTGCTGGCGATGAGAACGACGAGCTGTTTGCTGGCGACGCCCGAGGAACGTCTTCTCAGAGTCACTTGGACGAGTTTCATCTAGCTGTTGAGTCGCTACGTGAACGTGTGTCTCTTAAGGAAAAGAATGATACTCATCAGGGCCATCTGATGACTATTCTAGAACATTGGGATAACATTGCCGCGCTGATGGAACTACCCTTTCTGCTAATGACCTGCATTAGAACTGGTCACTACCAGGAGGCGATCCTGCTGTTCGGCCACACGAAGACGTTACAGATGAAATTCCCAGAGTCGTCACTTGTACAGGACATTTGCAAGAATGTTCTGCGAGAGATCAGGGGCACGATGCTGAACGGGCTTGTGAACCTTCTGACGACGAACCTGACCGTGAACTCGATcaagaagattttgaaataCGTGGCCGTGATACCGCCGTTTGACTCGGACAGCAACAAAGGCGACAACAACTTGCTGCTCACAGTGTACCTCTCGATGCGGTACAAGTTCATCAAGAGCGAGATTGAATCGTACACACTCGACAACAGGGCGAACGAGTCCCTCCTCGAGATCACTCTCAAGAGGAAAATAGAGGTCATTAGAGAACACCTGTACAGCTCAATAAACGTGTACACCAAGGCGTTCAACGTGAAGACGGTACCCGTGACCATCCCACTGAACGAAGAACTCACCGCCCAAGACTCACAGACAAGTGCGACCACCACCGTGTCTCACGAGACATCGCCCTTACTACTACAATTCTTGCACAACTGCACGAGCTTCCTGCTGGACGAGTTGCAGAGAGCACCTCCGCAAGCCCTCACACACTCGATCTGCCTACAGCTCGTCTACTGCTCCTTCCGCCTCGGCGACCTCAACGCCAACTACCATACGCTCTTCACGAACGAACTCTACGAGCGCACAATATATTCCCGCGAGGACATCGCAGAAGCAATAGAGAAGCGCTCAGAACTGGCAACCCACTACAGCTAG